One genomic region from Natrinema caseinilyticum encodes:
- a CDS encoding DUF7344 domain-containing protein — protein sequence MSSNAHLGDDNTPEPLSNVPAECYDVLRHPRRLRILEALGSRTARLSLSELTTELLGRSTGASNGKGRHEVRTSLVHNHLPRLEAYDIVDWSADGVALVDESPVHPADLSAVLELCESENAEGLLETLVDPVRMHLLYLLETSDRPLSVQRLADRLGAHDGGQFADPTSARIALHHSHLPAMADVGVINYDHETQLVTRYDHVASIIQ from the coding sequence ATGAGTTCGAACGCTCATCTCGGCGACGATAACACACCCGAGCCGTTGTCAAACGTGCCAGCGGAGTGTTACGATGTCCTTCGTCATCCCCGACGGCTTCGTATTCTCGAGGCCCTCGGGTCTCGGACGGCTCGGCTGTCGCTGTCGGAACTGACGACGGAGTTGCTCGGTCGGTCGACTGGCGCCTCGAACGGCAAGGGACGACACGAGGTGCGGACCAGTCTCGTTCACAACCATCTGCCGCGACTCGAGGCGTACGACATCGTCGACTGGAGCGCCGACGGCGTCGCGCTCGTCGACGAATCGCCGGTCCACCCCGCCGATCTCTCCGCCGTCCTCGAACTCTGCGAGAGCGAGAACGCCGAAGGGCTGCTCGAGACCCTCGTCGACCCCGTTCGAATGCACCTGCTTTATCTGCTCGAAACGAGCGATCGACCGCTCTCGGTCCAACGACTCGCGGACCGACTCGGCGCTCACGACGGCGGTCAGTTTGCCGATCCGACCAGTGCGAGGATCGCACTTCACCACTCCCACCTGCCCGCGATGGCGGACGTCGGTGTCATCAACTACGATCACGAAACCCAACTCGTAACCCGATACGACCACGTCGCGTCGATTATCCAGTAG